The following are encoded together in the Humulus lupulus chromosome 5, drHumLupu1.1, whole genome shotgun sequence genome:
- the LOC133778578 gene encoding uncharacterized protein LOC133778578, with protein sequence MASMHCYKPASENCQEKCLDNCYGHSKPNSTGSYYSGHSMAGLGQTHNASLGQSCYPDHTVAKPNMNSTYGQGYGHHMMTGQYGQPMAKPAPGQSYGMGPAPSHGMGMMSHAHSSMSHAAHGQNHHGYAEHQSYGSHGMMGVGGCHEKKADHYGKKKDRSHRMMNKRRDCNRSGDSSGSDSDSDCN encoded by the coding sequence ATGGCCTCAATGCACTGCTACAAGCCAGCCAGTGAGAACTGCCAGGAAAAATGCCTCGACAACTGTTACGGCCACAGCAAGCCTAACAGTACTGGATCGTACTACTCCGGCCATTCAATGGCTGGCCTTGGCCAGACCCACAACGCTTCCCTCGGTCAGAGTTGCTACCCTGACCATACCGTGGCCAAGCCAAACATGAACTCCACCTACGGCCAAGGCTATGGCCACCACATGATGACTGGCCAGTACGGTCAGCCCATGGCTAAGCCAGCCCCGGGCCAGTCTTACGGCATGGGCCCCGCACCTTCTCACGGCATGGGAATGATGTCTCATGCTCACAGCAGCATGAGCCATGCAGCTCATGGCCAGAACCACCACGGCTATGCCGAGCACCAATCATACGGTTCGCACGGTATGATGGGTGTTGGTGGTTGCCATGAGAAGAAGGCCGATCACTACGGCAAGAAGAAAGACAGGAGTCACAGGATGATGAACAAGCGCCGTGACTGCAACCGTAGCGGGGACAGCAGTGGTAGCGACAGTGACAGCGACTGCAATTAA